A segment of the Candidatus Neomarinimicrobiota bacterium genome:
GTGCCGAAGTAGAGATCAAGGTAGGTCATATCAAAGGGTCCTATACTTCTGATCTCGAAATCTCCAACATTCGGCCCCTCGAGGGATATCACTTTGAAGTGAATGGCACTAGCACCAATGGCGGCATATCCGGTGGCGGGGACATAAGCTTGGAAGAAGAGGACGGTTCTACCGTCCTTTCTTTTTGTGCGGAAGGCAACGTCAGTGGGATCCTGGCCCGTGTAGGCCACCGACTAATTGAAGCAGTGGGGAAAAAAATAATAGATCAAGGATTTGCAAACTTTCAGACAAAACTAGCTGAAAAGGAATACGCTTGAGTTTGTGGAAAAAGATTACAGACTTCCTTACATCGGGTTACGCCGAACAGGTGGCTACCCCATCTCCTTCAGCAGCTACAATAAAAACGACAGAAACTTCAACAGATCTATCATCAAATAAGGAGGATGGCATGACGCATACCAT
Coding sequences within it:
- a CDS encoding carbon monoxide dehydrogenase subunit G; translation: MRLEREYHIDQPLNLVWDSILNPDFLAEILPGCKTLTSLSDTKFSAEVEIKVGHIKGSYTSDLEISNIRPLEGYHFEVNGTSTNGGISGGGDISLEEEDGSTVLSFCAEGNVSGILARVGHRLIEAVGKKIIDQGFANFQTKLAEKEYA